TCGGCATCTATCTCGAACCCGTGCCGTCGGCGCTGATCGGCCTCATCTTCGCCTCGACCGCCTACAATCTCGAATTCCTGCGTTCCGGCTTCGAGAGTATCCCCTCTGGCCAGATCGACGCCGCCAAAGCGCTTGGCCTCAGGCCGTTCGCGACCTACTGGAAGGTGATGATCCCGCAGGCCTACAGGCTGGCCGCACCGTCGCTGTTTTCCAACGCCATCCAGATGGTCAAGGGCAGTTCGCTCGCCAGCCTCGTCGCCATCGATGAGCTGACGGCGGCCTCGACCGTCATCATCTCCGAGACCTACAAGGCCATTGAGGTGCTGCTGTTGGTGTCGGTATTCTACCTCGTCATCGCAGCCGTGATTATCGCCCTGCAGTATTTCTACGAAACCAGGCAGAGCGCGCGGCGGCGCTGATCAGAGTATCCTCTTGCCAAAGGCGGACATGACGAAGTTGACCGCTTCGGCGACGACACGCGGCTCCGTTTCAGCGCCCAATCCCGAGACGTCCATCGACAGCATGCCACCGGAAAGTGCAATCGCCTCCATCGCCTGATGCGTCTCGCGCACCGTCATGCCGCCGGAGCCGATTACCCAGCC
The nucleotide sequence above comes from Aminobacter aminovorans. Encoded proteins:
- a CDS encoding amino acid ABC transporter permease, whose translation is MKILLDPTYQQMLFDGLVMTLFISAVVIIVSNLLALPLAIYMQRPKGAFRRVIVGYSFFARAAPVLALLFALYYGLPRLGIYLEPVPSALIGLIFASTAYNLEFLRSGFESIPSGQIDAAKALGLRPFATYWKVMIPQAYRLAAPSLFSNAIQMVKGSSLASLVAIDELTAASTVIISETYKAIEVLLLVSVFYLVIAAVIIALQYFYETRQSARRR